In Mustela lutreola isolate mMusLut2 chromosome 16, mMusLut2.pri, whole genome shotgun sequence, the genomic window AGGAGTTCTTTAGATTGGTTAATTTATTAGGTGGGGCATGGACTCCAAAGGGGCTAAGCTCCCCGGGGACTGGATTCCTGTGTCCTGAAGGACATGGCTGGAGTCCCAAGCTCCTGGATCTGGGAGTAGGGGGGTCTGGGTGCTAGGACTTCCTGGGGTCTTGAAAGAGGGCAGGGCTGAGAGCCCGAGTCACTGGGTCCTTAAGGTGTGGGCTTGGTGCCTGGATTCTTTGGTCTGTTCTTGGATTTGAGAGGATTGGGCTGGAGGCTTGGAAGTCTGAATGCCAGACCCAGAGACACTCAGGATCCCAGGGCAGCTTCCTAAGATGAATGAGGCCTGAAGGCTGGGTCTTTGGATTCTCAAGTCTTCTGAGACTGGGATGGATTGTGGTGGAGCGTGAGGGATCACAGACCCCGCTAACCTGTTGTATCCCTTCACCCCACAGAGCTACCCTCCGCTCCTACCGTTCACGGGGATTCCGGAGCCCTCAGAGCCCCTGACTGGGGCAGGGGGCCCGGGATGGGGTGGCCGTGGCTATGAGGATTACCGGCGCGCCGGGCCGCCCGCGCCCCTCACCCTGTCCACCTGCGTCGTGCGCTTTGCCAAGACCGGCGCGTTGAGGGGCACAGCCCTGGGGCCCCCTGCCACACTACCCGCCCCTCTCGCCGAGGCTGCGCCTCCAGCGCCCCCCGCTCGCCCACCCCCGGGCCCCGGCCCTGCCCCTGCGCCTGCCAAGGCTTCCCCCGAGGCGGAGGAGGCGGCGCGCTGCGTGCACTGCCGGGCGCTCTTCCGCCGCCGCGCGGATGGGCGCGGCGGTCGCTGCGCGGAAGCCCCGGACCCGGGTCGCCTGCTGGTGCGCCGGCTCAGTTGCCTGTGGTGCGCTGAGAGCTTGCTCTACCACTGCCTGTCGGACGCGGAGGGTGACTTCTCGGACCCGTGCGCCTGCGAGCCAGGCCACCCGCGTCCCGCGGCGCGCTGGGCCGCGCTGGCCGCGCTCTCCCTGGCTGTGCCCTGCCTCTGCTGCTATGCGCCCCTGCGCGCCTGCCACTGGGTCGCGGCGCGATGCGGCTGCGCAGGCTGCGGGGGTCGCCACGAGGAGGCGGCGCGGTGAGAATGGCCTGGTGGGTCCGGTAGCTGCACCAAGGACCCCAAAATGAGGGTCCAGGACCCTGGACTCCGTTCGGACCCCCAAACCCAAACCTAGGCACACCCGGAACTTGGAGCTTGAGTTTGGATTGAGAGACCCCAGACCTGGAACCTGGACCCCAAACTTAGGACTGAGAGACCCCAGACCCAGCTTCACTGGGATGTCTGTCCGAGAGgtc contains:
- the SPRED3 gene encoding sprouty-related, EVH1 domain-containing protein 3 isoform X1 encodes the protein MVQVRAVVMARDDSSGGWLPVGGGGLSQTTLECTLRPGLVYNKVNPIFHHWSLGDCKFGLTFQSPAEADEFQKSLLAALAALGRGHRRDPLPSDEKETEAQRDELTCRRSHNQSVAELGLARRPVWPQSSRLPWEGVYVRASAVPGSGSEAATLPQSHVDSESSSSHSRQETPPTAAAATIITVESASGFGPATSPQRRHSSTQSYPPLLPFTGIPEPSEPLTGAGGPGWGGRGYEDYRRAGPPAPLTLSTCVVRFAKTGALRGTALGPPATLPAPLAEAAPPAPPARPPPGPGPAPAPAKASPEAEEAARCVHCRALFRRRADGRGGRCAEAPDPGRLLVRRLSCLWCAESLLYHCLSDAEGDFSDPCACEPGHPRPAARWAALAALSLAVPCLCCYAPLRACHWVAARCGCAGCGGRHEEAAR
- the SPRED3 gene encoding sprouty-related, EVH1 domain-containing protein 3 isoform X3, coding for MSSRRACWPHWLRWVEDTAETPCPLTSHVDSESSSSHSRQETPPTAAAATIITVESASGFGPATSPQRRHSSTQSYPPLLPFTGIPEPSEPLTGAGGPGWGGRGYEDYRRAGPPAPLTLSTCVVRFAKTGALRGTALGPPATLPAPLAEAAPPAPPARPPPGPGPAPAPAKASPEAEEAARCVHCRALFRRRADGRGGRCAEAPDPGRLLVRRLSCLWCAESLLYHCLSDAEGDFSDPCACEPGHPRPAARWAALAALSLAVPCLCCYAPLRACHWVAARCGCAGCGGRHEEAAR
- the SPRED3 gene encoding sprouty-related, EVH1 domain-containing protein 3 isoform X2; protein product: MVQVRAVVMARDDSSGGWLPVGGGGLSQVSVCRVRGARPEGGARQGHYVIHGERLRDQKTTLECTLRPGLVYNKVNPIFHHWSLGDCKFGLTFQSPAEADEFQKSLLAALAALGRGSLTPSSSSSSSSPSQDTAETPCPLTSHVDSESSSSHSRQETPPTAAAATIITVESASGFGPATSPQRRHSSTQSYPPLLPFTGIPEPSEPLTGAGGPGWGGRGYEDYRRAGPPAPLTLSTCVVRFAKTGALRGTALGPPATLPAPLAEAAPPAPPARPPPGPGPAPAPAKASPEAEEAARCVHCRALFRRRADGRGGRCAEAPDPGRLLVRRLSCLWCAESLLYHCLSDAEGDFSDPCACEPGHPRPAARWAALAALSLAVPCLCCYAPLRACHWVAARCGCAGCGGRHEEAAR